Proteins from a genomic interval of Sparus aurata chromosome 21, fSpaAur1.1, whole genome shotgun sequence:
- the bag1 gene encoding BAG family molecular chaperone regulator 1 codes for MSEQTITVTVAYGSTKHSITITGQDDGKGPTVKDLSDALTQATGVPQTSQKIIFKGKSLKDMEESLSSYGLKEGCKLMMIGKRNSPEEEAELKKLKDIEKSVEQTAKKLEKVDGELTGLKNGFLAKDLQAEALGKLDHRVKIAAEQFMKILEQIDALSLPDNFNDCRIKKKGLVKTVQDFLAQCDKIEACISDHLSKIQSKNLALAE; via the exons ATGTCAGAGCAAACGATCACTGTGACAGTTGCCTACG gATCTACTAAACACAGCATCACAATAACAGGCCAGGATGACGGCAAGGGTCCCACTGTCAAAGACCTTTCAGATGCTCTCACTCAAGCTACCGGAGTCCCACAAACCTCACAGAAAATCATCTTCAAAG GAAAATCACTGAAGGACATGGAGGAGAGTCTGTCCAGCTATGGATTAAAAGAAGGCTGCAAACTCATGATGATCGGAAAGCGG AACAGTCCCGAGGAAgaggctgagctgaagaagctgaaagacATCGAGAAATCCGTGGAACAGACGGCAAAAAAGCTGGAGAAAGTAGACGGGGAGTTGACAGGACTCAAGAAT GGCTTCCTGGCCAAAGACCTCCAGGCGGAGGCGTTGGGTAAACTAGACCACAGAGTGAAAATAGCAGCGGAACAGTTCATGAAGATCCTGGAGCAGATTGATGCTCTG AGTCTCCCAGATAATTTCAACGACTGCAGAATCAAGAAAAAGGGACTGGTGAAGACAGTGCAG GATTTCTTGGCCCAGTGTGACAAGATCGAGGCTTGTATATCGGACCATCTATCAAAGATCCAGTCGAAAAATCTCGCCCTGGCGGAGTAG
- the myl12.2 gene encoding myosin, light chain 12, 2: MSSKRAKGKNTKKRPQRATSNVFAMFDQSQIQEFKEAFNMIDQNRDGFIDKEDLHDMLASLGKNPTEDYLEAMMNEAPGPINFTMFLTMFGEKLNGTDPEDVIRNAFACFDEEGTGMIQEEYLRELLTTMGDRFTDEDVDELFREAPIDKKGNFNYVAFTRILKHGAKDKDD, from the exons ATGTCAAGCAAAAGGGCCAAGGGAAAGAACACCAAGAAGCGTCCTCAGCGTGCCACCTCCAATGTATTTGCTATGTTTGACCAGTCTCAGATTCAGGAGTTTAAGGAGGCCTTCAACATGATCGACCAAAACAGAGATGGTTTTATTGACAAAGAAGACCTTCATGACATGCTGGCGTCATTAG GTAAGAACCCCACAGAGGATTACCTGGAGGCGATGATGAACGAAGCGCCCGGACCAATCAACTTTACCATGTTTCTGACCATGTTTGGAGAGAAGCTGAACGGCACTGATCCTGAGGATGTGATCCGTAATGCTTTTGCCTGCTTTGACGAGGAGGGAACTG GTATGATCCAGGAGGAGTACCTGCGGGAGCTGCTCACTACGATGGGTGACAGGTTTACAGACGAAGACGTGGACGAGCTCTTCCGAGAGGCGCCCATCGACAAGAAGGGCAACTTCAACTATGTAGCATTCACGCGTATACTAAAGCATGGTGCAAAGGACAAAGACGATTAG